The following proteins are co-located in the Halarcobacter sp. genome:
- a CDS encoding disulfide oxidoreductase, whose amino-acid sequence MHNQKVISITIFYCFLIASIASLGSLFFSEFMDFIPCTMCWYQRIFMYPLVFLFLVNLLESDYSIFKYAIPLAFIGFCFSFYHNLLMWGIISDDVVPCKHGVPCSTEYFEYFGFINIPFLSLSAFSLILILLLIGQNKSKKY is encoded by the coding sequence ATGCATAATCAAAAAGTTATATCAATAACAATTTTTTATTGTTTTTTAATTGCAAGTATTGCTTCTTTGGGGTCTTTGTTTTTTAGTGAGTTTATGGATTTTATTCCATGTACAATGTGTTGGTACCAAAGAATATTTATGTATCCTTTAGTTTTTTTATTTTTAGTTAATTTATTAGAGAGTGATTATAGTATTTTTAAATATGCAATACCATTAGCTTTTATTGGTTTTTGTTTCTCTTTTTATCATAATCTTTTAATGTGGGGAATAATTAGTGATGATGTTGTACCTTGCAAACATGGGGTTCCATGTTCAACAGAATATTTTGAATATTTTGGTTTTATAAATATACCTTTTCTTTCATTAAGTGCTTTTAGTTTAATACTAATTTTATTACTAATTGGTCAAAATAAATCAAAAAAATATTAA
- a CDS encoding TlpA disulfide reductase family protein, with translation MKNFLFLFSILAVVFFTGCNSQEEAKPIVDNSGSFEELKALSNKTYTLKTTKGKTISLTVENNTLKSKTIKDKIVLVNFWATWCPPCIKEIPIFNELYEKYSDKFEIVAVLFEKDKDPKELEEFIKKYNIKFPVTVGDENFRMAKAFNDVKKVPESYLYSKEGNFAKDYIGEVDKEDLENYIKSN, from the coding sequence ATGAAAAATTTTTTATTTTTATTTTCAATTTTAGCAGTAGTTTTTTTTACAGGATGTAATTCCCAAGAGGAAGCAAAACCGATAGTTGACAACAGCGGAAGTTTTGAAGAGTTAAAAGCTTTAAGTAATAAAACATATACTTTAAAAACAACAAAAGGGAAAACTATCTCTTTAACTGTTGAAAATAATACTTTAAAATCAAAAACAATAAAAGATAAAATTGTTTTAGTAAATTTTTGGGCAACTTGGTGTCCACCGTGTATTAAAGAGATTCCTATATTTAACGAATTATATGAAAAGTATTCAGATAAATTTGAAATAGTTGCAGTATTATTTGAAAAAGATAAAGACCCAAAAGAACTTGAAGAGTTTATAAAAAAATATAATATTAAATTTCCTGTTACAGTTGGTGATGAAAACTTTAGAATGGCAAAAGCTTTCAATGATGTAAAGAAAGTCCCAGAATCTTATCTTTACTCAAAAGAGGGTAACTTTGCAAAAGATTATATAGGTGAAGTTGATAAAGAAGACTTAGAAAACTATATAAAAAGTAACTAA
- a CDS encoding ferritin family protein, translating into MNVYEYAMKVEKEGEAYYREMASKAQNSGLKRIFTMLADEEVKHYNIFKSMMKKEDMDLDKLDLITDTKTIFQTLNEEKDNVTLDADHIEYYKDAIAREDNSHDFYATKAQELEDPKEKTVFLQIANEEIKHKKILEEIVIYLQEPADWVASAEF; encoded by the coding sequence ATGAACGTTTATGAATACGCAATGAAAGTTGAAAAAGAGGGTGAAGCTTATTATAGAGAGATGGCATCAAAGGCACAAAATTCTGGATTAAAAAGAATTTTTACAATGCTAGCTGATGAAGAAGTTAAGCATTACAATATCTTTAAAAGTATGATGAAAAAAGAGGATATGGATTTAGATAAGTTAGATCTTATTACAGATACAAAAACTATATTCCAAACTTTAAATGAAGAGAAAGATAATGTTACTTTAGATGCTGACCACATTGAATATTATAAAGATGCAATCGCTAGGGAAGATAACTCTCACGATTTTTATGCTACTAAAGCCCAAGAGTTAGAAGATCCAAAAGAGAAAACAGTTTTTTTACAAATTGCAAATGAAGAGATTAAACACAAAAAAATACTAGAAGAGATTGTAATTTATTTACAAGAACCTGCTGACTGGGTAGCTAGTGCAGAATTTTAA
- a CDS encoding aminotransferase class I/II-fold pyridoxal phosphate-dependent enzyme, giving the protein MRYEKMSSFIVMDIVRDAQKYEDSIHFEIGQPDLNPTPKVKEGLKKALESDKFSYTESLGLLELREKIVKHYKKVYDVNIDSSQVLLTPGTSGAFLVAYTLTLKHKGKLGLSDPSYPCYKNFAHMLDIDPVFMNIDKSCDYQLNTEHLKNNKIDALQISSPSNPTGNIYSDKNLKELIEYCNKNEIAFISDELYHGLVYEKNASSALNFSDDVIVINGFSKYYCMPGLRLGWMIVPKYLSREAEIIAQNIFISAPTLSQYGALEAFDYEYLDSIKDIFKERRDFLFNELNEIFTVDAKPDGAFYLWADVSKYTNDSFSFAKELLENIHIATTPGIDFGSNNTNRYLRFAYTRDIEHMKEGIKRLKEYLKRG; this is encoded by the coding sequence ATGAGATATGAAAAAATGAGCTCTTTTATTGTAATGGATATTGTTAGAGACGCTCAAAAATATGAAGACTCTATACACTTTGAAATAGGGCAACCAGATTTAAATCCTACGCCAAAAGTAAAAGAAGGGTTGAAAAAAGCTTTAGAAAGTGATAAATTCTCTTATACTGAAAGTTTAGGTTTATTAGAACTTAGAGAAAAGATTGTTAAACACTATAAAAAAGTTTATGATGTAAATATAGACTCTTCTCAAGTACTACTTACTCCTGGAACTTCAGGAGCATTTTTAGTTGCATATACTTTAACTTTAAAGCATAAAGGAAAATTAGGTCTAAGTGACCCATCTTATCCTTGTTATAAAAACTTTGCTCATATGCTTGATATAGACCCTGTTTTTATGAATATTGATAAATCATGTGATTATCAGTTGAATACTGAACATCTTAAAAACAATAAAATTGATGCTTTACAAATCTCTTCACCTTCTAATCCTACAGGAAATATCTATAGTGATAAAAATTTAAAAGAGTTAATAGAGTATTGTAATAAAAATGAGATAGCTTTTATATCTGATGAGTTATATCATGGTTTAGTTTATGAAAAAAATGCTAGTTCAGCTCTTAATTTTAGTGATGATGTAATAGTTATTAATGGTTTTTCAAAATATTATTGTATGCCAGGGCTTCGTTTGGGTTGGATGATTGTTCCAAAATATTTAAGTAGAGAAGCTGAAATTATAGCACAAAATATTTTTATATCAGCACCAACATTGTCACAATATGGAGCATTAGAAGCTTTTGATTATGAGTATTTGGATTCTATAAAAGATATATTTAAAGAAAGAAGAGACTTTTTATTTAATGAATTAAATGAGATATTTACAGTGGATGCTAAACCTGATGGAGCATTTTATCTTTGGGCTGATGTATCAAAATATACCAATGATAGTTTTTCCTTTGCAAAAGAATTGTTAGAAAATATACATATAGCTACAACACCTGGGATTGATTTTGGTTCAAATAATACAAATAGATATTTAAGATTTGCCTATACAAGAGATATTGAACATATGAAAGAGGGTATAAAAAGATTAAAAGAGTATTTAAAAAGAGGGTAA
- a CDS encoding HAD-IA family hydrolase, producing the protein MKKYILFDNDGVLVETEPLYYEASKRALKEFFNVNLQFDDYMKIMTDGKGVWVAAPNASQKEIVIAREQRDVYYQEYLKKEDIAINDVHEVLNELSKNYKMGIVTTSRRVDFEIIHNNRGITDFMDFVLCVEDYPKSKPFPDPYLKGVEIFNAKKEETLVVEDSQRGLISANKANIDCVIVHNQFTQTQDFSTAKHKIKDLKELLEVLPSF; encoded by the coding sequence TTGAAAAAATATATTTTATTTGACAATGATGGGGTTTTAGTTGAAACAGAACCTCTTTACTATGAAGCAAGTAAAAGGGCTTTAAAAGAATTTTTTAATGTAAATCTTCAATTTGATGATTATATGAAAATAATGACCGATGGGAAAGGTGTGTGGGTAGCTGCACCTAATGCAAGTCAAAAAGAGATAGTAATTGCAAGAGAACAAAGAGATGTTTATTATCAAGAATACTTAAAAAAAGAAGATATAGCAATAAATGATGTTCATGAAGTTTTAAATGAACTAAGTAAAAACTATAAAATGGGAATTGTTACAACTTCTAGAAGAGTTGATTTTGAGATAATCCACAATAATAGAGGAATAACAGATTTTATGGATTTTGTTTTATGTGTAGAGGATTATCCTAAATCAAAACCTTTTCCCGATCCATATTTAAAAGGTGTAGAGATTTTTAATGCAAAAAAAGAAGAAACTTTAGTAGTGGAAGATTCACAAAGAGGATTAATCTCTGCAAACAAAGCAAATATTGATTGTGTTATAGTTCATAATCAATTTACTCAAACACAAGATTTTTCAACAGCTAAACACAAAATAAAAGATTTAAAAGAGTTGTTAGAAGTTTTACCCTCTTTTTAA
- a CDS encoding ModE family transcriptional regulator encodes MKKLDNTQLDLLMTNLDEDGKLSCLKAFKVARLIGVKPKEMDAITKSLNIKITNCELGVFGKLKFSDMDDKIYNKLSENFNQDSKVECQVAWYTARDKGSSLKKVGSTINNSDIKVTHCQLGCFYDEEFEKYDDA; translated from the coding sequence ATGAAAAAGCTTGATAACACTCAATTAGATTTATTAATGACAAATTTAGATGAGGATGGAAAGCTTTCATGTCTTAAAGCATTTAAAGTTGCAAGGTTAATTGGGGTAAAACCCAAAGAGATGGATGCTATTACAAAATCATTAAATATAAAAATAACTAACTGTGAACTTGGCGTATTTGGAAAATTAAAATTTTCAGATATGGATGACAAAATATATAATAAATTATCAGAGAACTTTAATCAAGATTCAAAGGTTGAATGCCAAGTAGCTTGGTATACTGCAAGAGATAAAGGTTCTAGCTTAAAAAAAGTAGGCTCAACTATAAACAATTCAGATATAAAAGTAACACACTGCCAATTAGGTTGCTTTTATGATGAAGAGTTTGAAAAATATGATGACGCATAA
- a CDS encoding TIGR00730 family Rossman fold protein yields MNVAIYCGTAFGKNPIYKEKTIELINYLKEKNSKIVYGGSKVGLMGVVSNHAMSLGMEVYGVITYGLSGKELENKHITKLYKVETIRERKAKMEELADSFIAMPGGFGTLEEITEIFTTIQIGNSEKPCALYNVNGYYDKFIEYLSFCEKEGFLLKEHLDAIIVSDDIEYIYNSFENYIPPKNKWDILKV; encoded by the coding sequence ATGAATGTTGCTATATATTGTGGTACAGCTTTTGGTAAAAATCCAATTTATAAAGAAAAAACTATTGAATTAATTAATTATTTAAAAGAAAAAAACTCTAAAATAGTTTATGGTGGTAGTAAAGTTGGACTTATGGGTGTAGTATCAAATCATGCTATGTCTTTAGGTATGGAAGTTTATGGAGTTATTACTTATGGCTTGTCAGGTAAAGAATTAGAAAATAAACATATTACAAAACTATATAAAGTTGAAACTATAAGAGAAAGAAAAGCCAAGATGGAAGAGCTTGCAGATAGTTTTATTGCAATGCCTGGAGGCTTTGGAACACTTGAAGAGATTACAGAAATTTTTACTACTATTCAAATTGGTAATTCAGAAAAACCTTGTGCTCTTTATAATGTAAATGGATATTATGATAAATTTATCGAATATTTAAGTTTTTGTGAAAAAGAGGGATTTTTATTAAAAGAGCATCTTGATGCAATTATAGTTAGTGATGATATTGAATATATCTATAACAGTTTTGAAAACTATATTCCACCTAAAAATAAATGGGATATATTAAAAGTTTAG
- a CDS encoding CPXCG motif-containing cysteine-rich protein, which yields MYEKELTCPYCLEAITILLDMGSDYNSEIIEDCEVCCRPIEIKYSFDEDELIYFNYKKIEGNEF from the coding sequence ATGTACGAAAAAGAACTTACTTGCCCATATTGTTTAGAAGCTATTACAATCTTACTTGATATGGGCTCGGATTATAATTCAGAGATAATTGAGGATTGTGAAGTTTGTTGTAGACCTATTGAGATAAAATATAGTTTTGATGAAGATGAACTAATATATTTTAATTACAAAAAAATAGAAGGAAATGAATTTTAA
- a CDS encoding MMPL family transporter → MIKSLFDKSIIKHPIKILFLLLLGVSFLGYYATKLEIDASSETLLLDDDKDLKFYREVNERYHSPDFLLVSFKPNKDLLSEESLKTIKQLSDEFIKLEKVASITSILNVPLLQSPVQELTKLLDGVRTLENSKVDKKLVKKEFLESELYKKSLVSEDFKTTSILINLKEDKKYFEILNKRNNLLKKKRENTASKEELLKLKEVEKEFKEYRDYIREGDHKNITNVRNIIEKYQDRGDLFLGGVTMIADDIISFVKSDLVIYGSTLILLLILILWIIFRQMIWILLPVVICILSVISTSGMLGLFGWEVTVISSNFISLQLIITISIVLHLIVRYRELTQIYKNASQYKLIINTLLSKLNPSFFAIITTIAGFGSLVLSGIEPVKNLGWMMSTGIAISLLISFIVFPSILILMNRIDIAKNSNFKLKIIEKSTKLVETKGSYIIFLSIFIVIFSLTGASKIIVENSFINYFKKSTEIYKGMEVIDNQLGGTTPLDVILTFNTKKEESSTNKNDDFADFEDEFAQTENDEKYWFTIDKMKTITRVHNYLDSLSEVGKVSSLATLLKTGKILNNGKDLDGFTLALLYEKLPKEYKDLILSPYISIEDNQARINTRIIDSNPNLRRNELIEKINKKLPSIINDSTVEFRLSNLMILYNNMLQSLFDSQIKTLGFVVGILFIMFLILFRSALIALIAILANLVPISIIFGIMGWLNIPLDIMTITIAAISIGIGVDDTIHYIHRFHEEFRKDHNYINAMKRSHESIGYAMTYTSLVVIVGFSILVLSNLIPTIYFGLLTVIVMATMLASALLLLPRLIILLKPYSKR, encoded by the coding sequence ATGATTAAATCACTTTTTGATAAATCTATTATCAAACACCCAATAAAAATTCTATTTTTACTTTTATTGGGTGTATCTTTCTTAGGATATTATGCTACAAAACTTGAAATAGACGCTTCTTCAGAAACTCTACTTTTAGATGATGATAAAGATTTAAAGTTTTACAGAGAAGTAAATGAAAGATATCATTCTCCTGATTTTTTATTGGTAAGTTTTAAACCAAATAAAGATTTACTTTCAGAGGAGAGTTTAAAAACAATAAAACAATTAAGTGATGAATTTATCAAACTTGAAAAAGTTGCCTCAATAACATCAATTTTAAATGTTCCTTTATTGCAATCTCCTGTACAAGAACTAACTAAACTATTAGATGGAGTTAGAACATTAGAGAATAGCAAAGTTGATAAGAAACTTGTAAAAAAAGAGTTTTTAGAATCTGAACTTTATAAAAAAAGCTTAGTGAGTGAAGATTTTAAAACTACTTCTATTTTAATTAATCTAAAAGAGGATAAAAAGTATTTTGAGATATTAAATAAACGAAATAATCTATTAAAAAAGAAAAGAGAAAATACTGCTTCAAAAGAAGAATTATTAAAATTAAAAGAGGTAGAAAAAGAGTTTAAAGAATATAGAGATTATATTAGAGAGGGTGACCACAAAAATATCACAAATGTAAGAAACATTATAGAGAAATATCAAGATAGAGGAGATCTTTTTCTTGGTGGAGTAACAATGATTGCTGATGATATTATCAGCTTTGTAAAAAGTGATTTAGTTATTTATGGTTCAACATTGATTTTACTTTTAATTCTTATATTATGGATAATTTTCAGACAAATGATTTGGATTTTACTTCCTGTTGTAATATGTATATTATCAGTAATTTCTACATCTGGAATGTTAGGATTATTTGGTTGGGAAGTTACTGTTATCTCCTCAAACTTTATCTCTTTGCAACTAATTATAACAATCTCTATAGTTTTACACTTAATTGTAAGATATAGAGAATTAACACAAATATATAAAAATGCAAGTCAATATAAACTTATAATAAACACTCTATTATCAAAATTAAATCCATCATTTTTTGCTATTATTACAACTATTGCAGGATTTGGATCATTGGTTTTATCTGGAATTGAACCAGTTAAAAACTTAGGATGGATGATGAGTACAGGTATTGCAATCTCACTTCTAATCTCTTTTATTGTTTTTCCATCTATTTTAATACTTATGAATAGAATCGATATTGCAAAAAATTCTAACTTTAAACTAAAAATTATAGAAAAAAGTACAAAACTTGTTGAAACAAAAGGTTCATATATAATCTTTTTATCTATTTTTATAGTGATATTTTCACTTACAGGTGCATCTAAAATCATTGTGGAAAATAGCTTTATAAACTACTTTAAAAAATCAACTGAAATCTATAAAGGGATGGAAGTTATTGATAACCAATTGGGTGGAACAACACCACTTGATGTTATTTTAACTTTTAATACTAAAAAAGAGGAAAGCTCAACTAATAAAAATGATGACTTTGCTGATTTTGAAGATGAGTTTGCACAAACAGAAAATGATGAAAAATATTGGTTTACAATAGATAAAATGAAAACAATAACAAGGGTTCATAATTATTTAGATTCATTATCAGAAGTTGGTAAAGTCTCATCACTTGCTACACTTTTAAAAACGGGAAAAATTCTAAACAATGGAAAAGATTTAGATGGTTTTACCCTTGCTTTACTTTATGAAAAACTTCCTAAAGAGTATAAAGACTTAATTCTTTCTCCTTATATAAGTATAGAAGATAACCAAGCTAGAATCAATACTAGAATTATAGATTCAAATCCAAATTTAAGAAGAAATGAATTAATTGAAAAAATAAATAAGAAACTGCCAAGTATTATAAATGATTCCACTGTAGAGTTTCGATTATCAAATTTAATGATACTTTATAACAATATGTTGCAGTCTCTTTTTGATTCTCAAATTAAAACTTTGGGTTTTGTGGTTGGGATTTTATTTATTATGTTTTTAATACTATTTAGGTCAGCTTTAATTGCATTAATTGCCATATTAGCAAATCTAGTACCTATCTCGATTATATTTGGAATAATGGGATGGTTAAATATTCCACTTGATATCATGACCATAACTATTGCTGCAATATCTATTGGTATTGGAGTAGATGATACTATCCACTATATCCATAGATTTCATGAAGAGTTTAGAAAAGACCATAACTATATAAATGCTATGAAAAGATCACATGAAAGTATAGGTTATGCTATGACGTATACCTCTCTTGTAGTGATTGTTGGGTTTTCAATTTTAGTATTATCAAATCTAATTCCAACAATATATTTTGGTCTATTAACTGTTATAGTAATGGCTACAATGTTAGCATCTGCTTTACTTTTACTTCCAAGATTAATTATCCTTTTAAAACCATACTCTAAAAGATAA
- a CDS encoding ABC transporter substrate-binding protein — MFGKIILSCFLIISFSFGMSKDEIKSEMSNKIDKVLIILKDSKLNKDKKTEEIITIMNSLFDYTLMSRLSLGRTWSEINDKQKNDFVKLFTQKLKNSYVDKLNLYTDELVEILGTEQPKTNRIVLKTQLVGKEDKYNIDYKFYEKNSDNWLIYDVNLLGVSIIQTYRQQFAGFLKDKTFEDLMANLTTIQNNTK; from the coding sequence ATGTTTGGAAAAATAATTCTATCATGCTTTTTAATTATTAGCTTCTCATTTGGGATGTCAAAAGATGAAATCAAATCTGAAATGAGTAATAAAATAGATAAAGTTTTAATTATCTTAAAAGATTCTAAACTTAACAAGGATAAAAAAACAGAAGAGATAATAACAATTATGAATTCTCTTTTTGATTATACATTAATGTCAAGATTATCTTTAGGTAGAACTTGGAGTGAAATAAATGATAAACAAAAAAATGATTTTGTAAAACTTTTCACTCAAAAACTAAAAAACTCATATGTTGATAAACTAAATTTATATACCGATGAACTTGTGGAAATACTAGGTACTGAACAGCCAAAAACAAACAGAATAGTTCTAAAAACACAACTAGTTGGAAAAGAAGATAAATATAATATTGATTATAAATTCTATGAAAAAAATAGTGATAACTGGTTAATTTACGATGTAAATCTATTGGGAGTTAGTATTATCCAAACATATAGACAACAATTTGCAGGATTCTTAAAAGACAAAACTTTTGAAGACTTAATGGCAAACTTAACAACTATTCAAAACAACACTAAATGA
- a CDS encoding VacJ family lipoprotein — translation MKSLIVSTLMLSFVIGFNGCTVTNHYRLNSNLEFEYIPKNERKTYELFADEQFAKEIKEESSFGSFDDEFKVEKEEIDPLEGFNRVMTTFNDFLYINVLNPVAKGYKEVVPQEGRVAISNFFHNITYPVRFVNNILQFKFANAGEESGRFLINSTIGILGFMDPASNEFNLNEHNEDFGQTLGYYGFDGGFHIVLPVYGPSNLRDVVGMTVDSAITPLTHTEYDEIQYKIPDRLEKTLGLKSFEVLNSTSLNLGKYENLKKDAVDLYPFLKDVYTQNRNKMIKE, via the coding sequence TGCTTTCATTTGTTATAGGATTTAATGGTTGTACTGTAACAAACCATTATAGATTGAACTCAAATTTAGAGTTTGAATATATCCCAAAAAACGAAAGAAAAACATATGAGCTTTTTGCAGATGAACAATTTGCAAAAGAGATTAAGGAAGAGTCTTCCTTTGGTTCATTTGATGATGAGTTTAAAGTTGAAAAAGAAGAGATTGACCCTTTAGAAGGCTTTAATAGAGTAATGACAACATTTAATGACTTTTTATATATCAATGTTCTTAATCCCGTTGCAAAAGGATATAAAGAGGTTGTTCCGCAAGAAGGAAGAGTTGCTATATCTAACTTTTTTCACAACATAACTTATCCAGTAAGATTTGTAAACAATATTTTACAATTTAAATTTGCTAATGCAGGAGAAGAGAGTGGAAGATTTTTAATCAACTCTACAATTGGTATATTAGGTTTTATGGATCCTGCTTCAAATGAGTTTAATTTAAATGAACATAATGAAGATTTTGGACAAACATTAGGATATTATGGTTTTGATGGCGGATTTCATATAGTTTTACCTGTTTATGGACCATCAAATTTAAGAGATGTTGTAGGGATGACTGTAGATTCAGCTATTACACCTTTAACACATACAGAATATGATGAAATACAATATAAAATTCCAGATAGACTTGAAAAGACTCTAGGATTAAAATCATTTGAAGTATTAAACAGCACTTCATTAAATTTAGGTAAATATGAAAACCTAAAAAAAGATGCAGTAGACTTATACCCTTTCCTTAAAGACGTATATACACAAAATAGAAATAAAATGATTAAGGAATAA